A genomic region of Antennarius striatus isolate MH-2024 chromosome 2, ASM4005453v1, whole genome shotgun sequence contains the following coding sequences:
- the rbp7a gene encoding retinoid-binding protein 7a, translating to MLSSFCGTWDQISSVNMEGYMIALGISLYVRKIVMRIKMKKVIEQQGDQYVIKTCSFFRNYTFSFTVDQWFEEFTQGVDNRHVKSLVTWDGKKLVCEQIGEKKNRGWTHWIEDDKLYLELYCEGEVCRQIFKKNVNE from the exons ATGCTTTCCAGTTTTTGTGGTACGTGGGATCAGATCAGCAGTGTCAACATGGAGGGCTACATGATTGCACTCG GTATCAGCCTCTATGTACGAAAGATTGTTATGAGAATAAAGATGAAGAAGGTGATTGAGCAGCAGGGGGACCAGTACGTCATTAAAACCTGCAGCTTCTTTCGAAACTACACCTTCTCCTTCACAGTAGACCAGTGGTTTGAAGAGTTTACCCAAGGAGTGGACAACAGGCATGTCAAG TCACTGGTGACGTGGGATGGGAAAAAATTGGTGTGTGAACAGATTGGAGAGAAGAAGAATCGGGGCTGGACTCACTGGATTGAAGATGATAAACTGTATCTG GAGCTGTATTGTGAAGGAGAAGTCTGCAGGCAgatttttaagaagaatgtaAACGAGTGA
- the nmnat1 gene encoding nicotinamide/nicotinic acid mononucleotide adenylyltransferase 1: MECQNVVKVVLLACGSFNPITFMHLRMFELARDHLEDTGQYTVVKGIISPVGDGYKKKGLIEASHRLEMARLASENSDWITVDSWETLQPEWVETAKVVRHHYDEVLAAECNSDNVDTVLCAKKRRIEDKEYESLSHHRRDDIRVMMLCGADVLESFGVPNLWKLEDIAEIVGCYGVVCITRCGSDCQKFINQSDMLWKYRKNIHVVNEWVTNDISATHVRRALRRGRSVKYLVPDVVIHYIQVHKLYNEESEQKNENVVLAPLQRYSGAS, translated from the exons ATGGAGTGTCAGAATGTCGTCAAAGTGGTCCTGCTGGCCTGCGGGTCCTTCAACCCCATCACCTTCATGCACCTGAGGATGTTTGAACTGGCTCGGGATCACCTGGAGGATACAG GTCAGTACACGGTGGTGAAAGGCATCATCTCTCCAGTGGGTGATGGGTACAAGAAGAAGGGTTTGATTGAGGCCAGCCACCGCCTGGAGATGGCCAGATTGGCCTCAGAGAACTCTGACTGGATCACGGTAGATTCCTGGGAGACTTTGCAGCCAGAGTGGGTGGAGACAGCTAAAGTTGTTAG GCATCACTATGACGAAGTGCTTGCAGCCGAGTGCAACAGTGACAACGTCGACACTGTCTTGTGTGCAAAAAAGAGACGCATTGAGGACAAAGAGTATGAGAGTTTATCTCATCACAGAAGAG aCGACATTCGGGTGATGATGCTGTGTGGAGCGGATGTCCTGGAGTCCTTTGGGGTTCCTAATTTGTGGAAACTGGAAGATATTGCTGAGATTGTCGGTTGCTACGGTGTGGTTTGCATCACCCGCTGCGGCAGCGACTGCCAAAAGTTTATCAACCAATCAGACATGCTGTGGAAATATCGCAAGAATATCCATGTGGTCAATGAGTGGGTGACTAATGATATCTCAGCCACCCATGTGCGCCGGGCTCTGCGTCGAGGTCGTAGCGTTAAGTACCTGGTGCCAGATGTTGTGATTCATTATATACAAGTACACAAGCTCTACAATGAAGAGAGCGAacagaaaaatgagaatgtgGTTCTTGCCCCCCTTCAGAGGTACAGTGGTGCCTCCTAA